The genomic stretch ACAGTTTGAATACAAATCTAAAAAAGAACAACAAAAAGAGTACGAAAAGCCAAAAAGTCAGAAACGTATTTTGCAGGATGGACTTTTTGAAGAGTTACGTCAGCTTAGAAAACAAATTGCAGATTCGAAGGGGATTCCACCTTATATGGTTTTTGGAGATGCTACGCTGAAAGATATGGTTGATAAAGCTCCTACTCATCTTTTCCAAATGCGACAAGTTTCTGGTGTAGGCGACCAAAAACTAAGAGAATATGGACAAGTTAGATACAATTACCAATTATGTTAAGAGTCAAGATTTGGCAAGTAAAGCCAAAATGACAAGTTCACACCAAGTAACCTATGAAATGTTTACCAATGAAAGTAAATCATTAGCTCAAATAGCTAAAGAACGAGACATTACAGAAGGTACAGCCTTAGGTCATCTGTATAAAGCCAGTCAAGAAGGTTTTAAGATAGATTGGCTAGAGTTTGTAACCTTAGATGAAATAGACACTATCGAAAAAGCCATCAAAACAGTAAGAAAACGCATTCCAAAAGATGAAACATTCCGAATGAAATTTGTTTATGAATTTTTGGATGAAAAAATGAGTTATGTCAAGCTGCGTGCTGCTGTGGCATATCGTAAGGAAAACGAGTAACTAATTTTGACAAAATATTAAATCATAACCATTTGATTTGCAAGAAAGTATATTCTAGTGTCGTTTTTGGGTTTAAAGTATAATCGTATTACTATTTCTCTGTCTGCAATAGCATAAACGCTCCCCAAAAATAAGGGTTTGGATACTCTTCCTTGAGCTTGGTTTTGAACAAAAGTAGAAAAACATATTGCTTTGTTATTAAGGACTCATAGGATAGAGTTGAGTCTCTCTTCGGCAAATAGCACTTTAAAATGTTCTTTATCAAACTTTTTCAAGTAGATTTCAAGTGCTTTTTGATAATACTCAATAGCTTTTTCTGTGTTTCCTCTCGCTTCTTCCAAATCACCATACGTAGTTGCAAGGTTTGCAAAATTGATATGATTTTTATCAAATAATTCTTCATTCATTTTTGTAGCAATTTTAAGATGTTGCTCTACTTTTTGGTAGTCTTTCATCAAAATATAAAGGTTTGCTCTATTAGAATGTAGTGTTGCTAATGAAGAATTTGAGGTGTTGAAAATAGCTTTATGAATCTGAAAAGCATCATTAAACAAAATATCTGCTGAATCATAATTCTTGTTGTACATTTCTAAAAGTCCTAAGCCATTGAGTGCAACTCCTGTTGTTAAGTCATTTGTAGTTTGATATTTTTGGTCTATTCTGATTACGACTTGATAAAATTCTCTTGATAAAGTATAATTACCTACCAAATAGTTTAGATAAGCTAGTTCATTTCCTAAGTTGTCGGTATCAAGAGACATTCCCCCATTTGAAGCAGTTACTTTTTCATTAGCCAAAAGAGCATATCTTTCAGCTTCTTCCAATTTGGAAAGCATTACCTTTGTATTTGCTAACTGAATCATCAGTTGAAGCGTTCTGTAACTATTCTCGTCTTGAGCTTTACTCAATCTAAAGACTTCTTCATATTGCTTTTCTGCTATTTTATAATTACTCAAAATGTAGTTTAAACTAGCATAAGTGGATAAAGAGCCAATATAATTCGTATTTGTCTCTTTACTAATTTTAATAGCTTCGGTTATGTATTTTTCTGCTATCTCATAGTTTCCCAACTGAATATTTATTTTTGCAAGTAAGTTTTTACATGTTCCAATATTTACTAAACCTTTTTCTCCTATTGCCTCATACATTTTTATAGATTCGGAAATTATAGAATCTGCTTTTTGAAATTGATTACGCTGAAAATGCAAACTTCCATAAAAGACAGAAGTAGTAACATAAGTGTCTTGTGTTGGGTCGTCTTCATAGTAAAAAACTTTTTTGTAGGCATCAAGAGCTTCATCTGTTTTTGATAGTTGAGCATAATTTCGTCCAATTTTCATATAACATTCAGCAAGACTTGTCCTTGTATCTACATTCAATGAATCTTTTTTAAGTTTTATGGAAGCTAAATAATAGAAGTTAGATTCTTCATGAAAGCCTTGTTTGTACAATGATTCTGCTATTATTTCATAGGCTGTCATCTTTTTTACGTCCTCT from Bernardetia sp. encodes the following:
- a CDS encoding helix-turn-helix domain-containing protein is translated as MDKLDTITNYVKSQDLASKAKMTSSHQVTYEMFTNESKSLAQIAKERDITEGTALGHLYKASQEGFKIDWLEFVTLDEIDTIEKAIKTVRKRIPKDETFRMKFVYEFLDEKMSYVKLRAAVAYRKENE
- a CDS encoding tetratricopeptide repeat protein — its product is MKRYEIIIISLFVFSVVLQFFEVNESSLSSFLILTNTILALSYFIGGYLLLNNQEKTNTTFSVLGGFAFGIALFAFWTRIIVTQSTIIYYFPLANVLFFTVLLTYLFLNRSDTDFVKSNKPILIRSFAILIITCFFFYIPIEYAPYNNLIRAMNVSRPALQHNLNMAKYHEKAKIALDAENYEKAVEYSQKSEIEGRKGFKLPDKPLLLENGEVNTTFLKTLDLKNMTGIYLRLYVVYTRLAHYQLENNEENQAFQNYKIAHQILNIYNLNEGQWEQQNIISFANMGKALSYLNQFEQANQYFNQVISLIDTLENIEDVKKMTAYEIIAESLYKQGFHEESNFYYLASIKLKKDSLNVDTRTSLAECYMKIGRNYAQLSKTDEALDAYKKVFYYEDDPTQDTYVTTSVFYGSLHFQRNQFQKADSIISESIKMYEAIGEKGLVNIGTCKNLLAKINIQLGNYEIAEKYITEAIKISKETNTNYIGSLSTYASLNYILSNYKIAEKQYEEVFRLSKAQDENSYRTLQLMIQLANTKVMLSKLEEAERYALLANEKVTASNGGMSLDTDNLGNELAYLNYLVGNYTLSREFYQVVIRIDQKYQTTNDLTTGVALNGLGLLEMYNKNYDSADILFNDAFQIHKAIFNTSNSSLATLHSNRANLYILMKDYQKVEQHLKIATKMNEELFDKNHINFANLATTYGDLEEARGNTEKAIEYYQKALEIYLKKFDKEHFKVLFAEERLNSIL